One part of the Bacillus sp. FJAT-45350 genome encodes these proteins:
- a CDS encoding DUF1028 domain-containing protein: MIKRDRKSINTFSIVGFDPVTKELGVAVASKFLSVGSVVPWAKAGVGAVATQSWANPAYGSRGLELMEQGKTAEETLKIITSEDENETVRQVGLVDAQGNSATFTGSECYSWAGGINGPNFACQGNILVDEKTVQAMANIFQKSKGDLATRLTKALLAGDAAGGDSRGKQSAALLVVKEKGGYAGFNDRYIDLRVDDHTEPVKELERILQLHQLYFKKSSPEDILKVEGQLQDEIASALIMLDYIKTNTPSEQDVIEALHSFHLIENFDERVQGTGYVDKKVVEYLELLAKR; the protein is encoded by the coding sequence ATGATTAAGCGTGATCGTAAGTCAATAAATACATTTTCAATTGTTGGTTTTGACCCTGTAACAAAAGAGCTTGGTGTAGCGGTAGCATCGAAATTTTTGTCAGTAGGTTCGGTTGTGCCATGGGCAAAGGCTGGTGTGGGAGCAGTGGCAACCCAATCGTGGGCTAACCCAGCTTATGGTAGTCGTGGGCTTGAATTAATGGAACAGGGTAAAACGGCAGAAGAAACGTTAAAAATTATTACAAGTGAAGATGAAAATGAGACTGTTCGTCAAGTTGGGTTAGTAGATGCACAAGGAAATAGTGCCACCTTTACTGGGAGTGAGTGTTATTCGTGGGCAGGAGGTATAAATGGACCGAATTTTGCTTGCCAAGGTAACATTCTTGTTGATGAAAAAACTGTACAAGCTATGGCGAATATCTTCCAGAAATCGAAAGGTGACCTTGCTACGCGATTAACGAAGGCATTATTAGCAGGAGATGCAGCTGGTGGAGATAGTCGTGGAAAACAATCGGCAGCTCTTCTCGTTGTAAAAGAAAAAGGCGGATATGCTGGATTTAACGATCGGTATATTGATTTACGTGTAGATGACCATACGGAGCCAGTTAAGGAATTAGAGAGAATCTTACAGCTTCATCAGCTTTATTTTAAAAAGTCTAGCCCTGAGGATATTCTTAAGGTGGAAGGGCAGTTGCAAGATGAAATTGCTTCTGCGTTAATAATGCTTGACTATATTAAAACTAATACACCATCAGAACAAGACGTGATTGAAGCGCTCCATTCCTTTCATTTAATTGAAAACTTTGATGAAAGGGTTCAAGGTACAGGATATGTTGATAAAAAAGTAGTTGAGTATTTAGAGCTACTAGCGAAGAGATAG
- a CDS encoding MetQ/NlpA family ABC transporter substrate-binding protein codes for MKKLVLLSIILLLGILSACGGNEEATSDVSEEPVEEKKELVIGATSGPYADMVSNAIKPLLEEKGYEIEVIEFSDYVQPNIALGNGSLDANLFQHKIYMENFATEHNIELSELIVVPTAPMGIYSNKFESIEEIEEGSELALPNDPTNLARTLMLLEGIGLISVDGEINQLTASEKDVTENPKNLKFSPIEAGQLPRAVDGVDLAAVPGNFALAAQMDLLSALALEEMPDDFRNRVVMKTADLDAQFAKDIIEVVESLQFEEIIDQDFQGFGKPQWMVNR; via the coding sequence ATGAAAAAGCTAGTTTTATTATCTATTATTCTACTGCTAGGAATACTATCTGCTTGTGGTGGAAATGAAGAAGCAACATCTGATGTTAGTGAAGAGCCTGTTGAAGAAAAGAAGGAATTAGTAATCGGAGCAACATCTGGCCCTTATGCAGATATGGTAAGTAATGCTATTAAACCTTTACTTGAAGAAAAAGGATATGAAATTGAAGTTATTGAATTTAGTGATTATGTTCAACCGAACATCGCTTTAGGAAACGGTTCGCTAGATGCAAATTTGTTCCAACATAAAATTTATATGGAAAATTTCGCAACTGAACATAACATAGAGCTTTCTGAGTTAATCGTAGTTCCAACTGCTCCAATGGGAATCTATTCAAATAAATTTGAAAGTATTGAAGAAATTGAAGAAGGTAGTGAGCTCGCTCTACCAAATGATCCAACAAACTTAGCAAGAACATTAATGTTGCTTGAAGGTATTGGTTTAATTTCAGTAGATGGTGAGATTAACCAACTAACAGCTTCAGAAAAAGATGTGACAGAAAATCCAAAAAATTTAAAGTTCTCACCAATCGAAGCAGGCCAATTACCAAGAGCAGTTGATGGAGTAGACCTTGCAGCTGTACCTGGTAACTTTGCATTAGCAGCACAGATGGATTTATTATCAGCGCTAGCATTAGAGGAAATGCCTGATGACTTCAGAAATCGTGTTGTTATGAAAACAGCTGATCTTGATGCACAATTTGCCAAAGATATCATTGAGGTTGTAGAATCACTTCAATTTGAAGAAATAATTGACCAAGATTTTCAAGGTTTTGGTAAGCCGCAATGGATGGTTAATCGATAA
- a CDS encoding methionine ABC transporter permease: protein MLLETLVNLLPEMNKAFLETVLMVSIALSVALVFGLPLGILLFVTDKGLFLENTFIKSVVGFFVNLIRSIPFIILLVALLPLTQLIAGTTIGPKAASVSLSVAAIPFFARLVESSLREIDKGVIEAVVSVGATPWMIIKDVLLPEARPGLIQGVTITTISLVGYSAMAGIVGGGGIGDLAIRFGYYRYDDTVMLTTIIVLICIVQILQFTGDRVARFVDKK, encoded by the coding sequence ATGCTATTAGAAACGCTAGTTAATTTACTTCCAGAAATGAACAAAGCATTTCTTGAGACGGTACTTATGGTATCTATTGCACTAAGTGTTGCATTGGTTTTTGGATTACCACTTGGAATCTTGTTATTTGTCACCGATAAAGGACTTTTTCTAGAAAACACATTTATTAAGAGTGTTGTGGGATTTTTTGTAAATTTAATTCGTTCTATTCCATTTATCATATTACTCGTTGCTCTTTTACCTTTAACGCAATTGATAGCAGGAACAACAATTGGACCAAAAGCCGCCTCGGTTTCTTTATCAGTAGCGGCAATTCCGTTTTTTGCAAGATTGGTTGAGTCATCTTTACGTGAAATTGATAAAGGCGTTATTGAAGCAGTTGTTTCTGTAGGTGCTACACCGTGGATGATTATTAAGGATGTTCTCCTTCCAGAAGCGCGACCAGGACTTATTCAGGGCGTAACGATAACTACGATTAGCCTTGTGGGGTATTCTGCTATGGCTGGAATTGTTGGCGGTGGAGGGATAGGGGATCTTGCTATTCGTTTTGGATACTATCGTTACGATGACACCGTTATGTTAACAACAATCATTGTTTTAATCTGTATTGTACAAATTCTACAATTCACTGGTGATCGAGTTGCTAGATTTGTTGATAAAAAATAA
- a CDS encoding methionine ABC transporter ATP-binding protein — protein MIEVTDLVKEYKTKKTTVMGVDHVSLTVNKGEVFGIVGYSGAGKSSLLRCLNLLEKPTSGEIKIDGMELTKLNKKSLREARQKIGMIFQHFYLISSKTIFENIAIALKAAGKPKAEINKKVTELLEMVGLSNKSGHYPAQLSGGQKQRVGIARALANDPQVLLCDEATSALDPNTTKSILSLLKKINRELGLTIVLITHEMEVVKEICDRMAVMEDGRIIEEGTVYELFASPTQQLTRDFINSVLQFELPSQLIEKRKGTIVKVQFKGAIAEESVISDVFKQFQVNGNILHGKIEYIKEVPLGIFIMELIGEHSEVERAIEVIRTRTENLEVIADAIRNAS, from the coding sequence TTGATTGAGGTAACAGATTTAGTTAAAGAATATAAAACAAAAAAAACAACCGTAATGGGAGTAGACCATGTCTCTCTAACTGTAAATAAAGGAGAGGTATTTGGAATTGTCGGTTATAGTGGGGCTGGAAAAAGCTCACTATTACGCTGTTTAAATTTATTAGAGAAACCGACATCAGGTGAAATTAAGATTGATGGAATGGAGTTAACAAAGTTAAATAAAAAATCCTTAAGAGAAGCTAGGCAAAAAATTGGAATGATATTTCAACACTTTTATTTAATCAGTTCAAAAACAATTTTTGAAAATATAGCGATCGCGTTAAAAGCTGCTGGGAAACCTAAAGCTGAGATAAATAAAAAAGTGACAGAATTATTAGAAATGGTAGGGTTATCAAACAAAAGTGGTCATTATCCTGCACAACTTAGTGGGGGACAAAAGCAGAGGGTTGGCATAGCGAGGGCGCTTGCTAACGACCCTCAAGTACTACTATGTGATGAAGCTACTTCTGCACTAGACCCAAATACAACAAAATCAATTTTGTCCCTATTAAAAAAGATTAATAGAGAACTTGGGTTAACCATCGTGTTAATTACACATGAAATGGAAGTAGTAAAGGAAATCTGTGATCGTATGGCAGTAATGGAAGATGGACGGATTATTGAAGAAGGCACTGTATATGAATTGTTTGCTTCTCCTACACAACAGTTGACAAGGGATTTCATTAATAGTGTTTTACAATTTGAACTACCATCACAGTTAATAGAAAAACGTAAAGGTACGATTGTGAAAGTTCAATTTAAAGGAGCAATAGCAGAAGAATCTGTTATTTCAGATGTTTTTAAGCAGTTTCAAGTGAATGGGAATATTCTACATGGAAAGATTGAGTACATAAAAGAAGTACCTCTAGGGATTTTTATTATGGAGCTTATTGGAGAGCATTCTGAAGTAGAACGGGCTATTGAAGTAATCCGAACACGTACTGAAAATTTGGAGGTAATTGCAGATGCTATTAGAAACGCTAGTTAA
- a CDS encoding stalk domain-containing protein, with protein sequence MKQLFNSGHHSYIVLAILLLFLFPTNSLANSSIEEKCGYSAQPGVNPDYQTVNCLLTETALDYNVPPEIVKGIAEVESGNWRQFHPDGTPIITDDGGIGIMQITLYQDYDQERLKNDIVYNIKSGVEMLDSMFARGDLPKINGHERHIIEHWYFSVMAYNGIKPLNSPIVQATGERNRKAYQEKVFDVIANRSLVTLTELPLDSSHFQYDSNSSNNITFTKDVTTSAKLTESKHFLKKGERATITTNNVRLREQPTTASNEVTRLQLNQTVKISDSFMYELNKNSRNQFVWYPVELTDGKTGYIASSYLEQTTAPIEIPTRKSTIILHLNNTTAQVNGSSVKLDAAPYTTNGRTLVPLRFISENLGANVHWDGPTRTITIQVDGKTLTLREGSRTISVTQNGSHTNHTIEVAPIIRNGVTSVPIRFISEQIGASVDWNSQARRITIQQ encoded by the coding sequence ATGAAACAACTATTTAATAGTGGCCATCATTCTTACATCGTCCTTGCTATACTATTATTATTTCTTTTTCCTACTAATAGTTTAGCAAACTCATCGATTGAAGAAAAATGTGGATATAGCGCCCAACCTGGTGTGAATCCAGATTATCAGACAGTAAACTGTTTACTAACAGAAACAGCACTGGACTACAATGTTCCACCGGAAATTGTAAAAGGGATTGCAGAAGTAGAAAGTGGTAACTGGAGACAATTTCATCCAGATGGTACCCCAATCATTACAGACGATGGTGGCATTGGAATTATGCAGATTACACTGTATCAAGATTATGATCAAGAAAGATTAAAAAATGATATTGTGTATAACATTAAATCAGGCGTGGAAATGCTAGATTCTATGTTTGCTAGAGGTGACTTACCGAAGATTAACGGACATGAAAGACATATCATTGAACATTGGTATTTCTCTGTAATGGCATATAATGGAATAAAACCTCTAAATAGTCCTATCGTACAAGCTACTGGCGAACGAAATCGCAAGGCATACCAAGAAAAAGTATTCGATGTCATTGCAAATCGTAGCTTGGTAACGTTAACTGAACTACCTTTAGATAGTAGTCATTTTCAATATGACTCGAATAGTAGCAATAATATTACATTCACTAAAGATGTTACTACGTCTGCTAAATTAACAGAGAGTAAACATTTTCTCAAAAAAGGTGAAAGAGCAACAATTACAACGAATAATGTTCGACTACGAGAACAACCGACAACAGCTAGTAATGAAGTTACTCGACTACAATTGAATCAAACTGTCAAAATTTCAGACTCGTTTATGTATGAACTAAATAAGAATAGCAGAAATCAATTCGTTTGGTATCCAGTTGAATTAACTGATGGTAAAACTGGTTATATAGCAAGTAGTTACCTAGAGCAAACTACAGCACCTATCGAAATTCCGACAAGAAAAAGCACGATTATTTTGCATCTAAATAACACGACTGCACAAGTAAACGGTTCATCTGTTAAACTCGACGCTGCTCCCTATACAACAAATGGTCGTACACTTGTCCCTCTTAGATTTATAAGTGAGAATCTTGGAGCAAATGTACATTGGGACGGGCCGACTAGAACAATAACGATTCAAGTAGACGGAAAAACACTGACATTACGAGAGGGAAGTCGAACGATTTCAGTTACGCAAAATGGTTCACATACAAATCATACAATTGAAGTAGCTCCTATTATTCGAAATGGTGTTACCTCCGTACCAATCCGTTTCATTTCAGAGCAGATTGGTGCTAGTGTTGATTGGAATAGTCAGGCACGAAGAATAACGATACAACAATAA
- a CDS encoding stalk domain-containing protein, whose amino-acid sequence MNGTFVPLRFVSEQLGAEVDYDSWTKRVTI is encoded by the coding sequence ATCAATGGTACATTCGTTCCTCTTCGCTTTGTTTCAGAGCAACTAGGTGCAGAAGTAGATTATGATTCTTGGACAAAAAGGGTAACGATTTAA
- a CDS encoding phosphodiester glycosidase family protein, whose protein sequence is MLIKLQLFFLLLFAPFIGIFLASIERHSDEVIETTVIAQGEIKKQNETMKQNLFESRELMTETTYISESSKRIIELIQENAKAELLDYLKQQEKLNSLVEASVNHSQQSADLIERLLATMLGNPIGQTYGENSVVKVYSLEESGYRGYMAKIRLHNPNAIRMVLAEDQIASNGETTSHAAKRTGGVLAINAGGFTSQNGKLYPIGITVVDGEIVTYFDLSLSFIGFNNNGNLVGGQVSSREDIQAMNVLQGASFTPTLLKDGKKLSIPSNWANTRHPRTLIGHFDNGDLFFMVIDGRREGWSNGVTLEEAQDKLLEFNIRDAYNLDGGGSSAFYYDGKVLNKPSDGRERRVKTNIVISP, encoded by the coding sequence GTGCTCATTAAACTACAGCTTTTTTTTCTATTACTTTTTGCACCGTTTATCGGTATATTTCTAGCATCAATTGAGAGACACTCTGATGAAGTTATCGAAACTACTGTTATAGCTCAAGGGGAAATTAAGAAACAGAATGAAACAATGAAACAAAATCTTTTTGAATCAAGAGAGTTAATGACGGAAACTACCTACATAAGTGAATCATCTAAAAGAATAATAGAATTAATTCAAGAAAATGCAAAAGCTGAGTTACTAGATTACTTAAAACAACAGGAAAAACTGAATTCTTTAGTTGAGGCTAGCGTAAATCATAGTCAACAATCAGCTGATTTAATTGAACGACTATTAGCAACTATGTTAGGAAATCCCATTGGACAGACTTATGGTGAGAACTCAGTTGTAAAAGTATATTCACTCGAAGAGTCTGGATACAGAGGGTACATGGCAAAAATTCGGTTACATAATCCCAATGCAATTCGTATGGTCTTAGCTGAGGACCAAATAGCTAGTAATGGGGAAACGACTAGCCATGCGGCAAAGCGGACTGGTGGAGTTTTAGCAATAAATGCTGGAGGGTTTACGAGTCAAAATGGGAAGCTGTATCCTATTGGTATAACTGTAGTTGATGGAGAAATTGTTACATATTTTGATTTAAGCCTTAGTTTTATAGGGTTTAATAATAATGGCAATCTAGTAGGTGGACAAGTATCCTCTAGAGAAGACATTCAAGCTATGAATGTACTACAAGGTGCAAGTTTTACTCCTACCTTATTAAAAGACGGGAAAAAGCTGTCAATTCCTTCTAATTGGGCTAATACGAGACATCCCCGAACATTAATTGGACATTTTGATAATGGTGACCTCTTTTTTATGGTCATTGATGGTCGGAGAGAAGGGTGGAGTAACGGCGTAACATTAGAGGAAGCGCAGGATAAATTGTTAGAATTCAATATTCGAGATGCCTATAATTTAGATGGTGGAGGGTCAAGTGCTTTTTACTATGATGGAAAGGTCTTAAATAAACCATCTGATGGTCGTGAGAGAAGAGTGAAGACGAATATTGTCATATCACCATAA
- the ppc gene encoding phosphoenolpyruvate carboxylase: MIVTDQRSQLRNDVKKLGNILGEILVHHGGSSLLEKVESIRKITISLREEYQEETYKQLKEEIKELKPPVRQQVIRAFSIYFHLINIAEQNHRMRRRREYQLQGDGVVQPFSIESALNSIKENQVSGEVLQQVLNDLSLELVITAHPTEATKRTVLETQKRISIILRQFDNPLLTKKEKKNLDESLYNEVTVLWQTDELRQRKPTVADEVKYGLYYFDETLFDVLPTIHQELEEQLDEYYPATEWNVPNFLRFGSWIGGDRDGNPNVTHDVTWETLHKQRKLVLKKYENLITELMKRFSHSVTRVSISEKLEKSVLEGEKAYLKPNEVWPIKTELYRRMFAIVLKRIKNVGRTEVGYKNSEELLNDLLLIKESVDKHQPSHHRLKTIRKLIRQVQLFGFHLATLDIRNHSGEHESAISEILKAVKITDDYASLPEEEKVAALEEVLKDPRPILLPNEDYSEDTQELINCFQMIKRAHTEFGKRSIEVYLVSMSQSASDLLEVLVLAKEAGIYRLHSNGEVESHLHVAPLFETIGDLTAAPDIMQKLFKLEVYRKHLHERGNKQEIMLGYSDGSKDGGTLTANWKLFKAQQEIHNMAKDFQIGLKFFHGRGGSLGRGGGPINRSILSQPAETLGDGVKITEQGEVLANRYLLEDIAYRSLEQASSAILEGSAKISKRSELGHNREKKWEEAMEDISKSALKKYQSLVFADPDFLTYFNQATPLGELGALNIGSRPMSRKNSHSFENLRAIPWVFAWTQSRQLIPAWYAAGTGLESFISKNDGNLKLLQTMYEKWPFFHSTIDNLQMALMKADLLIAKEYTSLVQDSSVSERIFNDITEEYNRTKDLLLQITGNEELLDNTPNIQESVKLRNPYVDPLNFLQVEMIQMLRDAEHKDEELLTEVLLTISGIAAGVLNTG, from the coding sequence ATGATCGTAACAGACCAGCGTTCCCAATTACGAAATGATGTGAAAAAGCTAGGTAACATTCTAGGTGAAATTCTTGTTCATCATGGTGGGTCTTCACTTCTTGAAAAAGTTGAATCTATAAGAAAAATAACGATATCGTTAAGAGAAGAATATCAAGAAGAAACGTATAAGCAATTAAAAGAAGAGATAAAAGAGCTAAAGCCACCAGTTCGACAACAGGTTATTCGAGCATTTTCAATCTATTTCCACCTTATTAATATTGCAGAACAAAACCATCGTATGCGACGACGTCGTGAATATCAGCTACAGGGTGATGGAGTAGTGCAGCCTTTTTCGATTGAAAGTGCGTTAAATTCAATAAAAGAGAATCAAGTTTCAGGAGAAGTACTTCAACAAGTGTTGAATGATTTATCACTTGAACTAGTGATTACTGCACATCCAACTGAGGCGACAAAGCGTACGGTTCTAGAAACACAAAAGAGAATTTCTATTATTTTACGTCAGTTTGATAACCCTCTTTTAACAAAAAAGGAAAAGAAAAATCTAGATGAAAGCTTATATAATGAAGTAACTGTTTTATGGCAAACGGACGAACTACGACAGAGAAAGCCAACCGTAGCCGATGAAGTGAAATATGGTCTTTACTATTTTGACGAAACGTTATTTGATGTGTTACCGACGATTCATCAAGAGTTAGAAGAACAGCTTGATGAATATTATCCTGCTACAGAATGGAACGTACCGAATTTTCTTCGTTTTGGTTCTTGGATTGGTGGAGATAGAGATGGTAACCCAAATGTGACACATGATGTTACGTGGGAGACATTACATAAGCAGAGGAAGCTAGTATTAAAAAAATATGAAAATCTTATCACTGAGTTAATGAAAAGATTTAGCCATTCTGTTACTCGCGTATCAATTAGTGAGAAACTTGAGAAGTCAGTTCTAGAAGGTGAAAAGGCGTATTTAAAACCAAATGAAGTATGGCCAATTAAAACAGAGCTGTATAGAAGAATGTTTGCGATTGTGTTGAAGCGAATAAAGAATGTTGGAAGAACTGAAGTTGGCTATAAAAATTCCGAGGAATTACTCAATGATTTATTATTGATAAAGGAAAGTGTAGACAAGCATCAACCTTCACACCATAGACTTAAAACTATTCGTAAATTAATTCGTCAAGTTCAATTGTTCGGCTTCCATTTAGCAACATTAGATATCCGAAATCATAGCGGAGAGCATGAATCAGCGATTTCTGAAATCTTAAAAGCTGTAAAAATTACAGATGATTATGCATCTCTTCCTGAAGAGGAAAAGGTCGCTGCTCTAGAAGAGGTTCTCAAAGATCCTAGACCGATTCTTTTACCGAACGAGGATTACTCTGAAGATACACAAGAGCTAATTAATTGTTTTCAAATGATTAAAAGAGCACATACAGAGTTTGGAAAGCGGTCAATTGAAGTCTATCTTGTCAGCATGTCTCAATCTGCAAGTGATTTATTAGAAGTGCTAGTTTTAGCGAAGGAAGCGGGAATTTACCGACTACATTCAAACGGAGAAGTGGAAAGTCATCTCCATGTAGCTCCGTTATTTGAGACGATAGGTGATTTAACAGCAGCACCTGATATAATGCAAAAGCTCTTTAAACTAGAGGTTTACCGCAAACATTTACATGAGCGTGGAAACAAACAAGAGATAATGCTTGGTTACTCTGATGGTAGTAAAGATGGGGGGACTTTAACCGCAAATTGGAAGCTCTTTAAAGCTCAACAAGAAATTCATAATATGGCAAAAGACTTTCAAATTGGTTTGAAGTTTTTCCATGGTCGAGGAGGTTCATTAGGGCGTGGTGGTGGTCCGATAAACAGAAGTATTTTATCTCAACCAGCAGAAACACTTGGTGATGGAGTAAAAATAACTGAACAAGGAGAAGTTCTAGCAAATCGTTATCTGCTTGAAGATATAGCGTATCGTAGTCTAGAACAGGCATCGTCCGCGATACTTGAAGGTTCAGCGAAAATTTCAAAACGGTCAGAGCTTGGTCATAATCGCGAAAAGAAATGGGAAGAAGCAATGGAGGATATTTCGAAATCTGCTTTGAAAAAGTATCAATCGCTTGTTTTCGCGGACCCAGACTTTTTAACTTACTTTAATCAAGCAACACCATTAGGGGAATTAGGAGCATTAAATATTGGCTCTCGACCTATGAGTCGTAAAAATAGTCATTCCTTTGAAAATTTACGTGCGATTCCATGGGTGTTTGCTTGGACACAAAGTAGACAGCTTATTCCTGCTTGGTATGCTGCAGGTACAGGATTAGAGTCCTTTATTTCTAAAAATGATGGAAATCTCAAGCTACTGCAAACGATGTACGAAAAGTGGCCATTCTTTCATTCTACAATTGATAACCTTCAGATGGCGTTAATGAAAGCTGATCTATTAATTGCTAAAGAGTACACGAGCTTAGTGCAAGACAGTAGCGTCAGTGAACGTATCTTTAATGACATAACCGAGGAATATAATAGAACAAAGGATTTGCTATTACAAATTACTGGAAATGAAGAATTGTTAGATAACACACCTAACATTCAAGAATCTGTAAAATTAAGAAATCCATATGTGGATCCGCTTAACTTTCTTCAAGTAGAAATGATACAAATGCTGCGAGACGCTGAACATAAAGATGAGGAATTATTAACAGAAGTATTATTAACGATCAGTGGAATTGCAGCAGGGGTTTTGAATACAGGTTGA